In one Sphingobacterium daejeonense genomic region, the following are encoded:
- a CDS encoding aminopeptidase P family N-terminal domain-containing protein yields MEGTGFELVKLQVQGRAEYATWLAKNLEKGNTVAFDGNLASVAVAQAVKNELEPLGINVNGHLDLLDPIWEGRPDLPKDKAYLIDEKTTGQSTTDKIAAIKNILKDKRTDTHFVSSLDDLAWILNIRGNDVNCNPVVLGFLMIQGDKNTLFIQDGKLSAADIATLNAAGVEVADYSKAFDAVKGISTERILLDPKKTCFAIYDSVPEGVKIVEDMNPSTALKAIKNEVEIEHTRNAMVKDGVALTKFFKWVEENVSSGNLSEISIAEKLQELRASSEGFVDISFDTIAGYREHGALPHYKATDSSNSALKPEGLLLVDSGGQYTDGTTDITRVISLGNITAEEKKDYTIVLKGTIEGSQAVFPKRD; encoded by the coding sequence TTGGAAGGAACTGGATTTGAACTGGTAAAATTGCAAGTTCAAGGAAGAGCAGAATATGCCACATGGTTGGCAAAGAACCTGGAAAAAGGTAATACCGTTGCTTTTGATGGCAATTTAGCTTCTGTTGCGGTAGCACAAGCCGTAAAGAATGAACTAGAACCCCTAGGAATAAATGTGAATGGTCATCTTGATCTATTAGACCCTATTTGGGAAGGTAGACCGGATTTGCCAAAAGATAAAGCCTATCTAATTGATGAAAAAACTACCGGTCAATCTACAACAGATAAGATCGCTGCCATCAAGAACATACTCAAAGATAAAAGAACAGACACACATTTTGTATCATCATTGGATGATCTTGCTTGGATTTTGAACATCCGTGGAAATGACGTAAACTGTAATCCTGTTGTTCTAGGTTTTCTTATGATTCAAGGTGATAAAAACACCTTGTTTATACAAGATGGGAAACTTTCCGCTGCGGATATTGCAACATTAAATGCTGCAGGTGTTGAGGTTGCTGATTATAGCAAAGCATTTGATGCTGTTAAGGGAATCTCCACTGAAAGAATTCTTCTGGATCCTAAAAAGACCTGTTTTGCAATTTATGATTCTGTGCCTGAAGGTGTGAAAATTGTCGAAGACATGAACCCTTCAACCGCCTTGAAAGCCATAAAAAATGAAGTGGAAATCGAACATACAAGGAATGCAATGGTGAAAGATGGTGTGGCTTTGACCAAATTCTTTAAGTGGGTAGAAGAGAACGTTTCTTCTGGTAACCTATCAGAAATTTCAATCGCTGAAAAACTTCAAGAATTGAGAGCTTCATCGGAAGGTTTTGTTGACATTTCGTTTGATACCATAGCAGGTTATAGAGAACATGGTGCATTGCCTCATTATAAAGCTACCGATTCAAGCAACTCGGCCTTAAAACCGGAAGGTTTGCTTTTGGTAGATTCTGGTGGTCAATACACTGATGGAACTACTGATATAACACGTGTTATCTCTTTGGGTAATATTACTGCAGAAGAGAAGAAAGATTATACCATTGTATTGAAAGGTACTATCGAAGGCTCTCAGGCAGTATTCCCAAAAAGGGACTAA
- a CDS encoding aminopeptidase P family N-terminal domain-containing protein, with product MKYIEKLASIRQEMKEKGVDAYIIPSSDPHISEYLPDRYKCIAWTSGFTGSAGTLAITQDFAGYGQILDILFKLLNNWKELDLNW from the coding sequence ATGAAATACATCGAGAAATTAGCTTCCATCCGCCAAGAGATGAAAGAAAAGGGTGTAGATGCCTATATAATTCCTTCCTCAGACCCTCATATCAGCGAATATTTACCGGATAGATACAAATGTATAGCTTGGACTTCTGGCTTTACTGGTTCAGCTGGAACTTTGGCAATTACCCAAGATTTTGCTGGTTATGGACAGATTCTAGATATTTTGTTCAAGCTGCTGAACAATTGGAAGGAACTGGATTTGAACTGGTAA
- the dacB gene encoding D-alanyl-D-alanine carboxypeptidase/D-alanyl-D-alanine endopeptidase → MGRFFSFFYFIAVISLAGINNLQAQEIKSKVQTAFETFRKNPSLKNGMASLTVINSKTGEVVFDSNNQIGMPTASTLKVITSITALDLLGADFTFQTDLSYTGEIDSLGTLNGNIIIEGKGDPTLGSDRYAETKPEVMLTKWADAIKKAGIKNINGKIIADDKLFNGYDVPGTWMWTDIGNYYGAGTSALNWKENKLGVNFTVGKSGQPATLNPVNTPPFFKLINEVKTGSVGSGDNVYAYSAPYSTEVFLRGTYGADLKKTIEISVPDPALDLAYALAETLNKDSILIADTIITAKRLMNMDSLSLMNGNRNIILSTKSPTLGQIVHWFNQKSINLYGESLLKIIGGISAMDFDTEDAADLVSKYWQNKLSIDPSAINTFDGSGLSPQNRVTTLAMGKIMQYAKTRPWYDEFLKSLPTINGTSMKSGTIGGVLGYTGYQKSSDGQEYTFALLVNNYQGPAGEMRQRMFKLLNVLK, encoded by the coding sequence ATGGGAAGATTTTTTTCATTTTTTTATTTCATAGCTGTTATAAGCCTAGCCGGCATTAACAATCTTCAAGCACAAGAAATAAAATCAAAAGTTCAAACGGCATTTGAAACTTTTCGTAAGAACCCATCCCTTAAGAACGGAATGGCTTCTTTGACGGTAATTAACTCTAAAACTGGTGAAGTCGTTTTTGACAGTAACAATCAGATTGGAATGCCAACGGCTTCTACCCTGAAAGTAATCACTTCAATCACAGCGCTGGACCTCCTAGGTGCGGATTTCACATTTCAAACGGACCTTTCTTACACTGGAGAAATTGATTCTTTGGGAACATTGAATGGCAACATTATCATTGAAGGTAAAGGTGACCCTACCTTAGGCAGCGACAGATATGCTGAAACAAAACCTGAAGTAATGCTTACAAAGTGGGCTGATGCTATTAAAAAAGCAGGAATCAAAAACATCAACGGGAAAATCATTGCTGATGATAAACTGTTCAATGGCTATGATGTACCAGGTACATGGATGTGGACTGATATTGGAAACTACTATGGAGCTGGCACATCAGCATTGAATTGGAAAGAGAATAAATTGGGCGTTAATTTCACGGTTGGAAAATCTGGCCAACCTGCAACCTTAAACCCAGTCAACACACCTCCTTTCTTTAAGCTTATCAATGAAGTGAAAACTGGAAGTGTTGGTTCCGGAGATAACGTTTACGCATACTCGGCACCCTACTCCACAGAAGTATTCCTAAGAGGAACTTATGGAGCCGACTTGAAGAAAACAATTGAAATATCAGTGCCAGACCCAGCTCTGGATTTAGCATATGCATTGGCAGAAACATTGAACAAAGATTCTATCCTAATTGCTGATACAATTATTACAGCTAAAAGATTGATGAATATGGATTCATTATCTTTGATGAATGGAAATAGAAATATTATCCTTTCAACAAAATCGCCAACCTTAGGTCAGATTGTACACTGGTTCAATCAAAAGAGTATCAACCTTTATGGTGAGTCACTTTTGAAAATCATTGGCGGAATTTCAGCGATGGATTTTGACACTGAAGATGCTGCAGATTTGGTTTCTAAATATTGGCAGAACAAATTATCCATTGATCCAAGTGCCATTAACACCTTTGATGGTTCTGGACTTTCTCCACAAAACAGAGTTACGACTTTGGCAATGGGCAAGATCATGCAATATGCCAAAACGAGACCTTGGTACGATGAATTCCTGAAATCATTACCTACGATTAATGGAACTTCCATGAAAAGCGGCACTATTGGAGGAGTATTGGGCTATACGGGTTATCAAAAATCAAGTGATGGACAAGAGTATACTTTTGCTTTGCTTGTCAACAATTATCAAGGACCTGCGGGCGAGATGCGCCAGCGCATGTTCAAATTATTAAATGTATTAAAGTAG
- a CDS encoding SusD/RagB family nutrient-binding outer membrane lipoprotein codes for MIAEAGLKGWATPMSDKQAYEKGIEQNFEYWGAEAHLAEYLSSSNYNRVGTSVKYDHTTEPSATFSVKYKDAYTGANGTAQIAYPSNTIYKNGTVKNDKLTKIITQKYIASFPYLPLEAWSDHRRLGLPFFENPAVEQPIATMPQITSGNYSKNQLNFFPQRLRYPSSFKNADQANYDKAVTFLGGEDQIFTPLWWAKKQ; via the coding sequence TTGATTGCTGAAGCTGGTTTGAAAGGTTGGGCAACTCCAATGTCTGACAAACAAGCTTATGAAAAAGGAATAGAACAGAATTTTGAATATTGGGGAGCTGAGGCTCATTTGGCAGAATATTTATCCTCTTCTAATTACAATAGAGTAGGAACATCTGTAAAATACGATCATACGACTGAACCTTCAGCAACTTTTTCAGTAAAATACAAAGATGCATATACTGGAGCTAATGGTACCGCTCAAATTGCTTATCCATCAAATACAATTTACAAAAACGGTACAGTTAAAAATGACAAATTAACAAAGATCATTACCCAGAAATACATTGCATCTTTTCCTTATTTACCTTTAGAGGCTTGGAGCGATCATAGAAGATTAGGATTACCTTTCTTTGAAAATCCAGCGGTTGAACAGCCTATTGCAACAATGCCGCAAATTACATCAGGAAATTATTCCAAAAATCAATTGAATTTCTTCCCACAAAGATTAAGATATCCATCTTCATTTAAAAATGCTGATCAAGCAAACTATGATAAGGCAGTGACTTTCTTAGGAGGTGAAGATCAAATATTTACTCCATTATGGTGGGCTAAAAAACAATAA
- a CDS encoding SusD/RagB family nutrient-binding outer membrane lipoprotein: MKNQVKPEYFLNNSIIGSQQDPHVAERVFVIYWKTAARQHYLNSLNMGIDDDSYTGDYWRYLSEWLNNANAAIEIADKQTANGTAQPYNENIKQVARIWRVYLMSELTDNFGPAPVAAFQGKNPEFNSVKDVYLLYA; the protein is encoded by the coding sequence CTGAAAAATCAGGTAAAACCTGAATATTTCCTAAATAATTCTATTATTGGTTCCCAACAAGACCCTCATGTAGCAGAACGCGTATTTGTAATCTATTGGAAAACGGCTGCTAGACAACACTACTTGAATTCCCTTAATATGGGAATTGACGATGATTCCTATACAGGCGATTACTGGAGATACCTTTCAGAATGGCTTAATAATGCTAATGCTGCAATTGAAATTGCAGATAAACAAACAGCAAACGGAACTGCTCAGCCTTATAATGAAAACATAAAACAAGTAGCAAGAATTTGGCGAGTTTATTTAATGAGTGAATTAACAGACAATTTTGGACCAGCTCCAGTTGCTGCATTTCAGGGAAAAAATCCTGAGTTTAATTCAGTTAAAGATGTGTATTTACTTTATGCTTGA
- a CDS encoding sialidase family protein: MKTVTCLLFLLTVTANSFAQSVIPKILRSEFIFETGKHFAQCHASSIEETKDGKLLATWFAGSREGNPDVKIWGSVYDGDSWSEPKIWADGISDKTYPCWNPVLFRKNGDSKVYLFYKVGPNPREWWGMVKESDDNGKTWSEAKKLPEGILGPIKNKPKQLANGTIIAPSSEEISETRWIAHVEIADLDMNNWKKYPINHESSFNVIQPSVLIHPDNSLQVLCRSREGSVISSWSKDNGETWSNLEKTNLVNPNSGTDAIAVGKDYWIVYNPDIPGKEWWEGRAKLNIAASTDGMDWGENLWNLKMKIKGNTAILPSFRILKEKYTLLILSTERI, translated from the coding sequence ATGAAAACCGTCACTTGCCTCCTCTTCCTTCTCACTGTCACGGCAAATTCGTTTGCTCAATCTGTTATTCCAAAAATTCTGAGATCAGAATTTATCTTCGAGACAGGTAAACATTTCGCTCAATGCCATGCATCCAGTATTGAAGAAACGAAGGATGGAAAGCTTTTGGCTACATGGTTTGCTGGTTCTCGTGAAGGGAATCCAGATGTTAAGATTTGGGGATCCGTATATGATGGCGATTCATGGTCCGAACCAAAGATCTGGGCGGATGGAATTTCAGATAAAACCTATCCGTGTTGGAACCCGGTCTTATTCAGAAAAAATGGAGATTCCAAAGTCTATCTTTTCTATAAAGTTGGGCCTAATCCTAGGGAATGGTGGGGAATGGTCAAGGAATCGGACGATAATGGTAAAACCTGGTCTGAGGCGAAGAAACTTCCTGAAGGAATCTTAGGACCAATCAAAAACAAACCTAAACAATTGGCAAATGGAACCATTATAGCTCCTTCGAGTGAGGAAATATCTGAAACCCGTTGGATTGCTCACGTTGAAATCGCTGATCTGGACATGAATAATTGGAAAAAATACCCAATCAACCATGAATCTTCATTCAATGTAATTCAGCCAAGTGTGTTGATTCACCCAGATAATAGTCTGCAAGTATTATGCCGCAGCAGAGAGGGTTCGGTGATTTCATCTTGGTCAAAGGATAACGGAGAAACATGGTCTAATCTCGAGAAAACGAATCTTGTCAATCCAAATTCAGGTACAGATGCTATTGCCGTTGGCAAAGATTATTGGATTGTTTATAACCCTGACATTCCGGGTAAGGAATGGTGGGAAGGAAGAGCAAAACTCAATATTGCAGCTTCAACAGACGGAATGGATTGGGGAGAAAATTTATGGAACTTGAAAATGAAGATAAAGGGGAATACAGCTATCCTACCATCTTTCAGGATTCTAAAGGAAAAGTACACATTACTTATACTTTCGACCGAAAGAATATAA
- a CDS encoding alpha-L-fucosidase translates to MKHLLIAILMFFSCVFSFAQTNRAQWLEDDRFGMFIHWGLYSATEGIWKGERLRHPNNYAEWIRYRNRIGEAEYGELAKRFDWDKNKP, encoded by the coding sequence ATGAAGCACCTTCTCATAGCTATACTTATGTTCTTTAGCTGCGTATTTTCTTTTGCCCAAACAAACAGAGCCCAATGGCTTGAAGACGATCGTTTCGGCATGTTTATTCACTGGGGCTTGTACAGTGCCACAGAAGGAATATGGAAAGGCGAGCGTTTAAGACATCCCAACAATTATGCAGAATGGATCCGCTATAGAAACCGCATCGGAGAAGCAGAATATGGCGAATTGGCAAAAAGATTTGACTGGGACAAAAATAAACCCTGA
- a CDS encoding ROK family protein has protein sequence MDSKTGRNNSYNQSSHFYDLKTNLQNEFHIPTFVENDSSAIAIAEHKFGKAKATSDVMVVNLNWGVGLGMILDKELYRGHSGYAGEFSHIPLSDSNKLCSCGKKGCLEVEASILAAVGSATSALKSGEVSSLQREYQKFGFITGDQLLEASTEGDQLAMEAINRIGYMLGKGISTLIHIINPEMVVISGRGSKAKEVLLPKIQSAILEFSIQRLSKNTLIEFSDSANIQLLGSACICILNADKNIYKQLVSE, from the coding sequence GTGGACAGCAAAACTGGCCGCAATAATTCTTACAATCAATCTTCTCATTTTTACGATTTAAAAACCAACCTTCAAAATGAGTTTCACATTCCAACTTTTGTAGAGAACGACTCATCAGCAATTGCTATTGCTGAACATAAATTCGGAAAAGCGAAAGCGACTTCCGATGTCATGGTGGTAAACTTAAATTGGGGTGTAGGCCTTGGAATGATATTAGACAAAGAATTATACCGTGGACATTCAGGATATGCTGGGGAATTCAGTCATATACCTCTTTCTGACTCAAACAAATTATGCTCTTGTGGAAAGAAAGGTTGTCTAGAAGTAGAAGCATCCATTTTAGCAGCGGTTGGCTCAGCAACCTCAGCATTAAAATCTGGTGAAGTATCCTCTCTACAAAGAGAATATCAAAAATTTGGCTTCATTACAGGTGACCAACTTTTAGAAGCATCAACAGAGGGAGATCAACTAGCTATGGAGGCAATAAATCGAATCGGTTATATGCTCGGAAAAGGAATCTCAACACTCATACATATTATCAACCCTGAGATGGTTGTCATTAGTGGTCGAGGTTCGAAAGCTAAGGAAGTTTTACTTCCAAAAATTCAAAGTGCAATTTTAGAGTTCAGTATTCAAAGATTATCAAAAAACACACTAATCGAGTTTTCAGACTCGGCAAATATCCAATTATTAGGTTCAGCTTGTATCTGCATTTTAAATGCGGATAAGAATATTTACAAACAACTAGTATCAGAATAA
- a CDS encoding alpha-L-fucosidase gives MANWQKDLTGTKINPEEWVLLAKKAGMKYIIITSKHHDGVALWDTKVGDYSLPKLSGSNRDVIKEIADACKKHQIKLCFYYSHWIDWQHPYGWSHNQEVTGRVTDQQYNQYWQEKVIPQVRELLTNYGDIAMMWFDMWIPYQQSIIKKEQLDQLATMIHQLQSNCLINSRLGFPIENEHVDFETLGDNQFGSAYTDHIWETPGTIAHSWGFNALENEWKSTNQLFQSLINNVSLNGSYTLNIGPRADGSVPYEGVQRLEDMGEWLQKYGKSVYKNKGLPIRFSQHDWGKMTINDDTKELFLHVYNWPLDKILRVTGISSKPKKIEVLNGDNAQEVKFEQFRPILHIKVPEKQPDPYVSVLKVTLNDLQLDKEVVAESTFGGFSLNAKNTTTKNLEFKAFDGTNLTTLSLNQMKSTMESLPPRSWKIHSRIFHP, from the coding sequence ATGGCGAATTGGCAAAAAGATTTGACTGGGACAAAAATAAACCCTGAAGAGTGGGTATTACTAGCCAAAAAAGCTGGCATGAAATACATTATCATCACCTCCAAGCATCATGACGGTGTTGCTCTTTGGGACACTAAGGTTGGAGATTATTCATTGCCAAAACTGAGTGGTTCTAATCGTGATGTTATTAAAGAAATTGCCGATGCTTGTAAAAAACATCAAATAAAACTGTGTTTCTATTATTCACATTGGATTGATTGGCAACATCCATACGGTTGGAGCCATAATCAAGAAGTGACCGGTCGTGTCACTGACCAACAATACAACCAATATTGGCAAGAAAAAGTGATACCACAGGTTCGTGAACTCTTAACCAACTATGGTGATATCGCTATGATGTGGTTTGATATGTGGATTCCTTACCAACAAAGCATTATCAAAAAAGAACAATTGGATCAGTTGGCAACGATGATTCACCAATTACAATCCAATTGTTTAATAAACTCCAGACTCGGGTTTCCTATTGAAAATGAACATGTGGATTTCGAAACTTTGGGCGACAATCAATTCGGGTCAGCATATACAGACCATATTTGGGAAACTCCAGGTACCATCGCGCATTCTTGGGGATTCAATGCATTGGAAAATGAATGGAAATCCACCAATCAACTCTTTCAATCATTAATCAATAATGTCAGCTTAAATGGGTCTTATACCTTGAATATCGGTCCAAGGGCGGATGGATCTGTCCCCTATGAAGGAGTTCAAAGATTGGAAGACATGGGCGAGTGGTTGCAGAAATATGGAAAGTCAGTGTATAAAAATAAAGGGTTGCCAATACGTTTCTCACAACATGATTGGGGGAAAATGACGATCAATGATGACACAAAGGAACTCTTTCTCCATGTTTACAACTGGCCATTGGATAAAATCCTTCGCGTTACGGGTATTAGCAGTAAGCCCAAAAAGATCGAAGTCTTGAACGGAGATAATGCCCAAGAGGTAAAGTTTGAACAATTCAGACCAATCCTTCATATCAAAGTTCCAGAAAAACAGCCAGATCCCTATGTTTCAGTGCTAAAAGTAACCTTAAACGATCTGCAATTAGATAAAGAAGTCGTTGCGGAATCTACTTTTGGTGGTTTTTCATTAAACGCCAAAAATACAACCACAAAAAATCTCGAGTTCAAAGCATTCGACGGAACAAACCTGACCACCTTGTCCTTAAACCAAATGAAAAGTACAATGGAAAGTCTACCTCCCAGAAGCTGGAAAATACACAGTAGAATCTTCCATCCATAA
- a CDS encoding TonB-dependent receptor plug domain-containing protein, translating to MLLCITTLFAQQSVTGRVTGANGAGIPGVSVTVVGTNKAAQTDAAGNYTIEASNGQTIRFTSVGLQPLEITVSSNTHNVNLQEDESNIDEVVVTAMGIKREKRSLGYSFQEVQGTTLTDARENNIANALAGKVSNLQVVKGSGGPASSSKIILRGFNSLTGDNQPLIVVDGVPMDNFVGASNNDFWNPTADMGSGLGDLNPEDIESMSVLKGGAASALYGSRASNGVILITTKSGKAKRRCWYILFNNYWF from the coding sequence ATGCTTCTATGCATAACCACGTTATTTGCACAACAATCTGTTACGGGGAGAGTAACAGGCGCCAATGGAGCAGGTATTCCAGGGGTTAGCGTGACAGTTGTAGGTACCAACAAAGCAGCTCAAACAGATGCTGCTGGTAACTATACAATTGAAGCATCGAATGGTCAGACAATTCGCTTTACAAGTGTTGGACTTCAGCCTCTTGAGATTACAGTTAGCTCAAATACTCATAATGTAAATCTACAAGAAGATGAAAGTAACATCGACGAAGTAGTAGTAACAGCAATGGGTATAAAAAGAGAAAAGAGATCTCTAGGATACTCATTCCAAGAGGTACAAGGAACAACATTAACCGATGCAAGGGAAAACAATATTGCCAATGCTCTTGCAGGTAAAGTTTCAAATTTACAGGTGGTAAAAGGATCGGGAGGTCCAGCTTCCTCTTCAAAAATTATCCTTAGAGGTTTTAATTCATTAACTGGAGACAACCAACCGTTAATCGTAGTGGATGGTGTTCCAATGGATAACTTTGTAGGTGCATCAAATAATGATTTTTGGAACCCAACTGCGGATATGGGGAGTGGTTTAGGAGATTTAAACCCTGAAGACATAGAAAGTATGTCGGTTTTAAAGGGTGGTGCTGCATCTGCACTTTATGGCTCTAGAGCATCTAACGGTGTAATTTTAATTACTACTAAATCAGGAAAAGCGAAAAGAAGGTGTTGGTATATCTTATTCAACAATTACTGGTTTTGA
- a CDS encoding M24 family metallopeptidase C-terminal domain-containing protein yields MTRRPIWETFRNYGHGTGHGVGFFLNVHEGPQVFNMAAIDIPVEEGMITSIEPGLYREGEYGIRIENLVLSKVVESNQFGEFMDFETLTICYIATDLVDKSVLDNKHVEWLNNYNAWVFEKLSPKLDENEKAWLKEKTKAI; encoded by the coding sequence ATTACGAGAAGGCCTATCTGGGAAACTTTCAGAAACTATGGTCATGGGACCGGGCATGGTGTTGGCTTCTTCCTGAATGTTCATGAAGGACCGCAAGTATTTAATATGGCCGCAATCGATATCCCTGTAGAAGAAGGGATGATTACTTCAATCGAGCCTGGACTTTACAGAGAAGGTGAATATGGTATCCGAATTGAAAACTTGGTGCTTTCCAAAGTTGTTGAAAGCAATCAGTTTGGTGAGTTTATGGACTTTGAAACCTTAACCATCTGTTATATTGCTACGGATTTGGTAGATAAGTCGGTGTTGGATAACAAGCATGTAGAATGGTTAAATAACTATAATGCTTGGGTATTTGAGAAACTGTCGCCGAAATTGGACGAAAACGAAAAAGCTTGGCTGAAAGAGAAGACGAAAGCGATATAA
- a CDS encoding TonB-dependent receptor, giving the protein MLDFGTDMYNTKYESKTYTGSHINNSYSTGVDKFYENNYIASLHARKDNLFGKWGGAISLFGQIMETNRNALNSSAGNLRVPNLFTLGNSIGNPGISESISEKQINSIYSSLDINYDNFWYITLTGRNDWTSTLHPDNNSYFYPSVSTSLIVSDLIRRTGELPTWFSFAKIRASYAETGRDMGPYQLYNTYNIGVDPNNNTTASKQNVKYDAGVVNELQKSFEVGFETRFFNDRIGLDFAYYKNNSTNQLIDIPMNNLSGYTAFKANAGNIENKGFEVVLNADILRNTEFKWNMKANVSKNENKIIELHSEVDRLTLGGYDDVRIFAEAGKRYGAIYGTKFFKS; this is encoded by the coding sequence ATGTTAGATTTTGGAACAGATATGTACAATACTAAATATGAATCAAAAACATATACAGGTAGTCATATTAATAATTCTTACTCTACTGGTGTAGACAAATTCTACGAAAACAATTATATCGCAAGTCTACATGCAAGAAAAGACAATTTATTCGGTAAATGGGGTGGTGCTATCTCATTGTTTGGCCAAATAATGGAAACAAACAGAAATGCCTTGAACTCTTCTGCGGGAAATTTAAGAGTGCCTAATTTATTTACCTTAGGAAACAGTATTGGAAATCCTGGAATATCTGAAAGTATTTCTGAAAAACAAATAAATTCAATCTATTCAAGTTTAGATATCAATTACGATAATTTTTGGTACATCACATTGACAGGAAGAAATGACTGGACATCAACTTTACATCCAGACAATAATTCCTATTTCTACCCTTCAGTTAGTACATCTTTGATTGTCTCAGATTTGATTCGACGCACTGGTGAATTACCAACTTGGTTTAGTTTCGCAAAAATTAGGGCATCTTATGCTGAAACTGGTAGAGATATGGGACCTTATCAATTATACAACACATATAATATTGGTGTAGATCCTAACAACAACACGACAGCATCTAAACAAAATGTTAAATATGATGCTGGAGTAGTAAATGAATTACAAAAAAGTTTTGAGGTAGGTTTCGAAACAAGATTTTTTAATGATAGAATTGGATTAGACTTTGCTTATTACAAAAATAATTCAACAAATCAGTTGATTGACATTCCAATGAATAATCTTTCTGGTTACACTGCTTTTAAAGCAAATGCTGGAAACATTGAAAATAAAGGTTTTGAAGTAGTATTAAATGCGGATATCTTGAGAAACACTGAATTTAAATGGAATATGAAAGCTAATGTTTCAAAAAATGAAAACAAAATCATTGAGTTGCACTCAGAAGTGGATCGCCTTACCCTTGGTGGATATGATGATGTAAGAATTTTTGCTGAAGCTGGTAAAAGATACGGTGCAATATACGGAACTAAATTTTTTAAGAGTTGA
- a CDS encoding SusD/RagB family nutrient-binding outer membrane lipoprotein codes for MCIYFMLDELKDATSKLMKKISSTDIVAYDAAYKFNWENWIRYANSMRMRLSMRMSRSRCRKSKI; via the coding sequence ATGTGTATTTACTTTATGCTTGATGAACTTAAAGATGCAACTTCTAAATTGATGAAAAAAATCTCATCAACAGATATTGTAGCTTATGACGCAGCGTATAAATTTAATTGGGAAAACTGGATAAGATATGCCAATTCTATGAGAATGAGATTATCTATGAGAATGTCAAGAAGTAGATGCCGCAAAAGCAAAATCTGA